The Polyangiaceae bacterium genome includes a region encoding these proteins:
- a CDS encoding sigma-70 family RNA polymerase sigma factor: MLRTVVLLAGALGVIEPAQRGAWRDLEAKLRPFVARRVRAPADVDDVVQEVFLRMQRGLAGLRDEERFGPWVYQIARSAIADHQRAAAKHRVADDPAAEERPDELDPDDDGAVMQELASTIAPFVAMLPQHYREALTLTELEGLTQKQAADMLGISLSGMKSRVQRGRRELRRALEDCCHIALDARGRVVSCEPRPDGKLPAGCCQDAPPPQALARP, translated from the coding sequence GTGCTGCGGACCGTCGTGCTGCTCGCCGGAGCCCTCGGCGTGATCGAGCCCGCACAGCGTGGCGCGTGGCGCGACCTCGAGGCCAAGCTGAGGCCGTTCGTCGCGCGCCGCGTGCGGGCCCCGGCCGACGTGGACGACGTGGTGCAGGAGGTCTTCCTGAGGATGCAACGCGGCCTCGCGGGCCTGCGCGACGAAGAGCGCTTCGGCCCGTGGGTGTACCAGATCGCGCGCAGCGCCATCGCCGACCACCAGCGCGCCGCCGCGAAGCACCGCGTCGCAGATGACCCCGCCGCCGAGGAGCGTCCCGACGAGCTCGATCCAGACGACGACGGTGCCGTGATGCAGGAGCTTGCCAGCACCATCGCGCCGTTCGTGGCGATGCTGCCCCAGCACTACCGCGAAGCGCTGACCCTGACCGAGCTCGAGGGGCTCACGCAGAAGCAAGCCGCCGACATGCTGGGGATCTCGCTCTCGGGGATGAAGTCTCGCGTCCAGCGCGGCCGGCGCGAGCTGCGCCGCGCGCTCGAGGACTGCTGCCACATCGCGCTCGACGCGCGGGGGCGCGTCGTGTCCTGCGAGCCGCGGCCCGACGGAAAGCTGCCTGCCGGCTGCTGCCAGGATGCGCCGCCTCCCCAAGCGCTGGCGCGGCCGTAG